The genomic interval AGACGCTCGATCGCCGCGACGACGGCGCGGGCCGCCTCGGCGTGACCCAGGTGCTCGAGCATCATCGCGCCCGTCCAGATCTGCGCGATCGGGTTCGCGATCCCCTTGCCCGCGATGTCGGGGGCGGAGCCGTGCACGGGCTCGAACATGGACGGGTATTCCTTCTCGGGGTTGATGTTGCCGCCGGGCGCCAGGCCGATCGAGCCCGCGATGGCGGGGCCGAGATCGGAGAGGATGTCGCCGAAGAGGTTCGAGCCGACGACGACGTCGAACCAGTCGGGGTGCTGGACGAAGTGGGCGGTCAGGATGTCGATGTGAAACTGCGCCGTCTTGACGCCCGGGTACTCCTTCGCGATCGCGGCGAAGCGCTCGTCCCAGAACGGCATGCTGTGGATGATCCCGTTCGACTTCGTCGCCGAGGTCACGTGACGGCGCGGCCGCCTCGTCGCCAGCTCGAAGGCGTAGCGCATCACGCGGTCACAGCCCCGCCGCGTGAAGATCGCCTGCTGGACGGCCATCTCCTCCGGCGCGCCCTGGTAGAGCCGCCCGCCGATCTCGGAGTACTCGCCCTCGTTGTTCTCGCGCACGATCAGCATGTCGATGTCCGCGGGCCCGCGGCCGGCGAGCGGCGACCGGGCGCCCTTGAGCAGCCGCACCGGGCGGAGGTTGACGTACTGGTGGAACCCGCGGCGGATCGGGATCAGGAGCCCCCACAGCGAGACGTGGTCGGGCACGCCGGGGGATCCGACGGCGCCGAGGAAGATCGCCTCGAAGCCCCGGAGCTGGTCCAGCCCGTCCTCCGGCATCATCCGGCCCGTCTTCGTGTAGCGCTCGCAGCTCCAGTCGAACGTCGTCCACTCGACGTCGAAGCCGAACCGGCGGCCGGCCGCGTCGAGGACGCGCCGGCCCTCGGGCACGACCTCCTTGCCGATCCCGTCGCCGGGAATCACCGCGATCCTGTGTCGCATGAACTCCTCCTTGCCGAGCAGGATACTTCCATGTAGTGGTAATGCGCATGAGCGATTACAAGTGCCTGCTCTACGAGGTGAAGGACGCCGTCGCCACGCTGACGCTGAACCGTCCCGAGCGCCTCAACGCGCTCGGCGACACGCTGCGCGAGGACCTCCACGCCGCGGTCCTCCGCGCGAGCCAGGACGGCGACGTGCGCGCGGTGGTGCTGACCGGCGCCGGCAAGGCCTTCTGCGCGGGCGGCGACGTGAAGGCCATGAACGAGGCCAAGGAGGGCCGCGCCGAGCGCCCGCTCGCGGAGAAGGTCGCGCCGCTCCGCGACCGCGTGCTCCTGGCGCTCCGCGACGCGCCGAAGCCCGTGATCGCCGCGGTGAACGGCGCCGCCGCCGGCGCCGGCATGAACCTGGCGCTCGGCTGCGACATCCGGCTCGCCTCGACGGCGGCGAAGTTCACCCAGGCGTTCGTCAAGCGCGGCCTCCACCCCGACTGGGGCGGGACCTACTTCCTGCCGCGCCTCGTCGGCATGGCGAAGGCGTGCGAGCTCGTCTTCACCGGCGACGTCATCGACGCCCAGGAGGCGCTGCGGCTCGGGCTCGTGAACGCCGTCTACCCGCCCGAGGAGCTGATGCGCGCGACCTACGAGCTGGCGAAGAAGCTCGCCGCCGGGCCGCCCGTCGCGATCCGCCTCGCCAAGCGCGCGCTCTACCACAGCGAGGCGGCCGACCTGCGCGCGGCGCTCGAGTTCGAGACCTTCGCGCAGAACGTCTGCTTCGAGACGGAGGACGCGCGCGAGGGCATCCGGGCGTTCGTCGAGAAGCGCGCGCCGCTGTTCCGCGGGCGCTGAGCCCGCGCCGGCGATCTAGCGCCCGCCGGCGACGAGGCGCGCGCCCGCGACGAGGGCGCGGAGCTTCGCGAACGCCACGTCGCGCGCCAGGAACTTCATCCCGCAGTCGGGCGCCGCGACGAGGCGCCCGGCCGGCACGTGGCGGAGCGCCGCCTCGAGGCGGCGCGCGACGGCGTCGGGCGTCTCGGGCGTCGGGTCGCCGAGGTCGAGCACGCCCAGGACGATCGTCTTGGAGGGGAGCGCGTCGAGCGCCGCCGGGTCGAGCCGCGGCTGCGCCGCCTCGATGGACACCTGCCGCGCGCCGCACCGGTCGAGCTCCGCCAGGAACGAGTAGCCGCTCGCCTTGGTGCTCCCCGCGAGCGCGTGCGAGTACGCGTAACCGAAGCAGAGATGGACGCACGTCGGCTTGTCGAGCCCGGCGAGGGCGCGATCGATCGCCGGGATCGCGTACGCGCGGGCACGCTCGGGCTGGGCCTCCAGGTAGGGCTCGTCGAGCTGGATCGCGTCCACGTGGGGCTCGAGGTCGCGGAGCTCGGCGTTCACCGCCTCCGCATAGGCCATGGCGAGCCGCGCCGGGTCCCGGTAGTGCTCGTCCTCGGCGAGCTGCGCGAGCGTGAACGGTCCGGGCACCGTCACCTTGATGAGCCGGTCGGTCACCGAGCGGAGGAACCGCACGTCGCCGAGGCACACGGGCCGCGCGCGGCGAATCGGTCCGACGATCCGCGGCACCGGGATCGGCCGGCCGAGGCGGCTCACCGCGGTCCCCGGCCGGTCGAGGTCCACGCCCTCGAGCGCGTTCGCGAACTGGTTGAAATAGGACTCGCGCCGCTGCTCGCCGTCGGTGACGACGTCCACGCCCGCGCGCTCCATGTCGCGCACCGCGAGGCGTACGGCGTCGTCCTGCGCCTCGGCGAGGAAGGACTCGGCCACGCGCCACACCTCCGGCATGCGGACGCGGGGGACGACGGACTGCTGGAACTTCGCCCTGTCCACGAGCCAGCCCGGCTGCGGATAGCTGCCGACGACGGTGGTCGTGATGCCGGGGCTCATCGGCGATCAGCCGATCGGCGGGTGAGAGCACGTGGCGCCGCCGTCCACGACGAGCCACGTGCCGGTGATCCACGAGGATTCCTCCGCCGTCAGGAACAGGATCGCGGCGACGACGTCCTCCGGCATGCCCACCCGGCCCAGCGGGATGTTCTTCCCCCAGCGCGCGAGGATCTCCTCGGGATCGTCTTCGGGCTTGAGCCGGCTCATCGGCATCGGCGTCCAGATGCGGCCCGGACACACCGCGTTGACGCGGATGCCGTGCGGCGCGTAGTCGAGCGCCATGTTCTTGGTGAGGAGATTCACCCCGCCCTTGGTCGCGTTGTACGGCGCGAGCTTCGGGTCACCGACGATCCCGGCGACGGACGACACGTGCACGATGGATCCGCCGCGGCCGGCCTTCACCATCTCGACGAGCGCGAAGCGCGAGACGAGGAACACGCCCGTGAGGTCGATCCGGAGCATTCGCTCCCAGTCCTCGAGCGAGACGGTGGTGACCGACGCGTTGCGCACGATGATCCCGGCGCTGTTGACGAGGACGTCGATGCCGCCGAGCGTCGTCACGGCCTCGGCGACCATGCGCTCGGCGTCGGCGGCCGAGCCCACGTCGCCCTGCACCAAACCCGCGCGCCCGCCGGCCCGGCTCGCGCGCCGGACCGTCTCCTCCAGCTCGGCCCGCCGCCGGTCGGAGACCATGACCGCCGCGCCCTCGCGCGCGAACAGCTCGGCGGTCGCGCGCCCGATGCCCGTCCCGCCGCCCGTGATCAGCGCGCGCTTGCCCGCGAGCCGCATGCCGTCGGTCCCTCCCGGGGCGGTAGGGTAGCATCGTACGCGGATCTCCTTTGTTCGTTGCTCGGCGGCCGGGCGCGCGAGTATCATGGGCCCGATGACGCTCGGCGATCCGCCGCTCAGGACCCGACGCTGGACGCGCGTCGAGTACGAGCGGCTCGTCGACCAGGGCGTGTTCCACGCGGACGAGCACCTCGAGCTGCTCGACGGCCTGCTCGTCGTGCGCGAGCCCCAGGGCAGCCGTCACGGCGCGGCGCTCGCCGCTCTGTGTGACGTGCTGGCGCGGGCCTTCGGCGCCGGCTTCCACGTTCGGCCGCACCTTCCCGTCGCCCTGGACGACGCCTCCGAGCCCGAGCCGGACGTGGTCGTGGTTCCGGGCGGGCCGTGGGAGTACGCGTCCGGACCTGCCTCCACGCCCGTGCTCGTCGTCGAGATCGCCGAGACATCGCTCGCCCTCGACCACGGCGACAAGGGCAGCCTCTACGCGCGCGCGGGGATCGCGGACTACTGGATCTTGAACCTCACGGCCGCCGTGCTCGAGGTCTATCGCCGGCCCGGTGAGAACCCGGGGGCGCGCTTCGGCTGGGAGTACCGGCACGCCCAGTACCTCGCGCGCGCCGCCTCCCTCACCCCGCTCGCCGCACCCGCCAAGGAGATCGCGGTGGCCGACCTGCTCCCGCCGGCGTAGGGTGCGCCGCTCGCGCGACGTGCGCTCCGCCCCTCCCGCCGCGTGTCGGGCGTGACCGCCGTCAGTTGATGCGGCGCTCGCGCCCCTTCCAGTAGGGCTCGCGCAGCTCGCGCTTCAAGAGCTTGCCCGACGGATTGCGCGGGAGCGTCGCGGCGAAGTCCACCGACGTCGGGCACTTGAAGTGGGCGAGGCGCGCGCGCGCGAAGGCGATGATCTCGTCGGGGCGCGGCGCCATGCCGGGCTTCGGCACGACGATCGCCTTCACCGTCTCGCCCCAGCGCGCGTCGGGCACGCCGATCACAGCCACGTCGGCGATGGCGGGATGGTCGGAGAGCGCGTTCTCGATCTCGGCCGGGTAGATGTTCTCGCCGCCGCTGATGATCATGTCCTTCACGCGGTCGGTGAGGAAGAGGTAGCCCTCGGAGTCGAGGAAGCCCGCATCGCCCGTCCTGAGCCAGCCGTCGGCGCCGAGCGTCCGCGCCGTCTCCTCGGTCTTGTTCCAATAACCCTTGAAGTTCTGGACCGAGCGCGTCCAGAGCTCCCCCACCTCTCCCGCGGGGCAGTCGCGCTCGGTCGCCGGATCCACCACGCGCAGCTCGACCCACGGAAAGGGCTTGCCCGCCGAGCGCAGGAGACGCGCCTTCGGTCCCTCCGTCGCGTGGTCGGCGGCTGGGAGCTGCGTGATCGCGCCCGTGGTCTCCGTGAGCCCGTACACCTGCGTGAAAGGACAGCGGAACGTCTTCATCGAGCGCACGAGCACCTCGTTCGTGATCGGCGAGGCGCCGTAGACGATCGCGCGCAGCACCGAGTAGTCGCGCTCGGCCGCGCCCGGCACCGCGGTGAGGAACTGGAGCATCGCGGGGACGAAGAGGGCGTTCGTCACGCCGTGGCGCTCGAGCGTCGCGAGGATCTCTTGCGGCACGAACTCGCGCACGAGGATCGAGTGGCAGCCGCGTACCATGCCGACCAGCGCCCAGCCCGACCCGCCGATGTGGAAGAGCGGCATGCAGACGAGGTTCACCGAGGTCGCGTCCACGTGCCACAAGGGGCCGACGTGCGGCAGGAGCGTGCCGAGGTTTCCGTTGGTGAGCATCGCGCCCTTCGGCAATCCCGTCGTGCCCGAGGTGTAGAGCTGCATCGCCACGTCGCCCAGCGCCGAGACGCGCCCCGGGTCGCGCGCCTCGTGACGCGCGAGCCACGCCTCGTAGCGCTCGTGCGTCTCGCGCCGGGGCTCGGCGCCGATCACGATGACCTTCTGCACGGTCTTGAGCACCGGCTCCATCTCGTCCAGGTGGCCGAGGAAGTCGGGCCCGACGAAGAGGAGCTTCGCCTCGGCGTCGTTGACGATGTAGGCCATCTCGGCGGGCTGGAGCCGCCAGTTGACGGCCACGTCGACCACGTTCGCCTTTCCGCCGCCGAAGAGGACCTCGAAGTACTCGGGCCCGTTCTTGTCCACGAAGGCGACGCGGTCCTGCTCGGCAAGCCCCGCGGCGAGCAGGCCCTGCGCCACCCGGCTCGAGCGCGCGTCCATCTCCGCCCAGGTGATCGTGCGCGCTCCGAACGTGATCATCGGCAGCGCACCGCGCTCCCGCCCGTGCTCGCGGATCGTATCGGCGAGTGACCAGGTCATGGCGCGATCATAGCTGATACGATAGCCCGTCGTCACCGAACAACC from Candidatus Methylomirabilota bacterium carries:
- a CDS encoding tartrate dehydrogenase; the encoded protein is MRHRIAVIPGDGIGKEVVPEGRRVLDAAGRRFGFDVEWTTFDWSCERYTKTGRMMPEDGLDQLRGFEAIFLGAVGSPGVPDHVSLWGLLIPIRRGFHQYVNLRPVRLLKGARSPLAGRGPADIDMLIVRENNEGEYSEIGGRLYQGAPEEMAVQQAIFTRRGCDRVMRYAFELATRRPRRHVTSATKSNGIIHSMPFWDERFAAIAKEYPGVKTAQFHIDILTAHFVQHPDWFDVVVGSNLFGDILSDLGPAIAGSIGLAPGGNINPEKEYPSMFEPVHGSAPDIAGKGIANPIAQIWTGAMMLEHLGHAEAARAVVAAIERLVEEGKTLTRDLGGKATTTEVGQAIAALL
- a CDS encoding enoyl-CoA hydratase-related protein; the protein is MSDYKCLLYEVKDAVATLTLNRPERLNALGDTLREDLHAAVLRASQDGDVRAVVLTGAGKAFCAGGDVKAMNEAKEGRAERPLAEKVAPLRDRVLLALRDAPKPVIAAVNGAAAGAGMNLALGCDIRLASTAAKFTQAFVKRGLHPDWGGTYFLPRLVGMAKACELVFTGDVIDAQEALRLGLVNAVYPPEELMRATYELAKKLAAGPPVAIRLAKRALYHSEAADLRAALEFETFAQNVCFETEDAREGIRAFVEKRAPLFRGR
- a CDS encoding 5-methyltetrahydropteroyltriglutamate--homocysteine methyltransferase, with amino-acid sequence MSPGITTTVVGSYPQPGWLVDRAKFQQSVVPRVRMPEVWRVAESFLAEAQDDAVRLAVRDMERAGVDVVTDGEQRRESYFNQFANALEGVDLDRPGTAVSRLGRPIPVPRIVGPIRRARPVCLGDVRFLRSVTDRLIKVTVPGPFTLAQLAEDEHYRDPARLAMAYAEAVNAELRDLEPHVDAIQLDEPYLEAQPERARAYAIPAIDRALAGLDKPTCVHLCFGYAYSHALAGSTKASGYSFLAELDRCGARQVSIEAAQPRLDPAALDALPSKTIVLGVLDLGDPTPETPDAVARRLEAALRHVPAGRLVAAPDCGMKFLARDVAFAKLRALVAGARLVAGGR
- a CDS encoding glucose 1-dehydrogenase, translated to MRLAGKRALITGGGTGIGRATAELFAREGAAVMVSDRRRAELEETVRRASRAGGRAGLVQGDVGSAADAERMVAEAVTTLGGIDVLVNSAGIIVRNASVTTVSLEDWERMLRIDLTGVFLVSRFALVEMVKAGRGGSIVHVSSVAGIVGDPKLAPYNATKGGVNLLTKNMALDYAPHGIRVNAVCPGRIWTPMPMSRLKPEDDPEEILARWGKNIPLGRVGMPEDVVAAILFLTAEESSWITGTWLVVDGGATCSHPPIG
- a CDS encoding Uma2 family endonuclease — its product is MGPMTLGDPPLRTRRWTRVEYERLVDQGVFHADEHLELLDGLLVVREPQGSRHGAALAALCDVLARAFGAGFHVRPHLPVALDDASEPEPDVVVVPGGPWEYASGPASTPVLVVEIAETSLALDHGDKGSLYARAGIADYWILNLTAAVLEVYRRPGENPGARFGWEYRHAQYLARAASLTPLAAPAKEIAVADLLPPA
- a CDS encoding long-chain-fatty-acid--CoA ligase translates to MTWSLADTIREHGRERGALPMITFGARTITWAEMDARSSRVAQGLLAAGLAEQDRVAFVDKNGPEYFEVLFGGGKANVVDVAVNWRLQPAEMAYIVNDAEAKLLFVGPDFLGHLDEMEPVLKTVQKVIVIGAEPRRETHERYEAWLARHEARDPGRVSALGDVAMQLYTSGTTGLPKGAMLTNGNLGTLLPHVGPLWHVDATSVNLVCMPLFHIGGSGWALVGMVRGCHSILVREFVPQEILATLERHGVTNALFVPAMLQFLTAVPGAAERDYSVLRAIVYGASPITNEVLVRSMKTFRCPFTQVYGLTETTGAITQLPAADHATEGPKARLLRSAGKPFPWVELRVVDPATERDCPAGEVGELWTRSVQNFKGYWNKTEETARTLGADGWLRTGDAGFLDSEGYLFLTDRVKDMIISGGENIYPAEIENALSDHPAIADVAVIGVPDARWGETVKAIVVPKPGMAPRPDEIIAFARARLAHFKCPTSVDFAATLPRNPSGKLLKRELREPYWKGRERRIN